The Elaeis guineensis isolate ETL-2024a chromosome 14, EG11, whole genome shotgun sequence genomic sequence GGCAGGCTGGGCTGAACCCTGTACTTTACAATATTTCCGGCCCGGCCGCCTAGCTCCCCTCGCGCGAGCCGAACCATAAAACGTCCGCTCCTGGTGGGAGATCTCGAGCCAAACCCAAATCCACACAGTTGGACGGCGAGAGAGGCGAGAGAGACGATGGCGTTCGGGGCTCTGAGCTTTCGGACCGTCTGTCCCCAAATCCCCATGGCCGTCCCTGCCtcctcctccgcctcctcctccttctcttcttcttctcctacgTCCGCCGCTCCCAGGCGAGCGTTGAGCGCTATAAGGATGGCGCTGCCTCCGATGCCGCCCCTGAACCCCAAGGACCCCTTCCTTTCCAAGCTCGCCTCCGTCGCCACCTCCGCTCCCGAAGCCCTCACCGTGCCTCCTTCGCCGGATAGCGACACCCCTCCCTTTCTCGACATCTTCGACAGCCCCAAGCTCATGGCCACTCCCGCCCAGGTAAAGGAAAGGGCCCTCGCTTATTGCTGGTTCTTAGGGGACAACCTTTTCTTCTCTGGATTCATTAAAACTTGGAACTTGTTTCATGTCTGTTACCATTATCCTTTTGTCGAGATATGGTCGTTTTAGATGGTTATTTTAATGGTGTGTATCAATAATATAGTGAATGTGTGGTAGAACGAAAGATTAGAGACCGACGGTCGAAAGGTTTGTAAAAAGACGGGAACATTTTGGAGGATTCGTTTCAAAATTGGATTTTCTGATATTTAAATGGCAGTCGAGATTTGGAGCTATAGACCATTTAGGTTTGTTAATGCGGTATTATAACTGTTAGGCGAGACTAGTCAAAATTAGGTCAGGCGGCCTTGAAGGAGGGAATGCATGTATATCAAGGGGATTTCTGAGTTTGATTACCTTTTAAAATGTTCGTGAGTGCATTGCTGCGTCTTTCTAGTGTGTAAAGTCACCTTGAAAGACTTctgcatttattttttattcttttatgtatTGAGTGGCTATGCATTTTAACCGATGATTGGAAGAAAGTTTTGCGGCCATTGCCATTGAATAGGAGAAGCCATCAGATTCCCTGATGTCTTCGTATCAGGTGTTTGGATTTGTTTTAGGAGTTGAGGAGTCTGATAaatttttgtgtggatgatcTCTTGGAGAAGAGGATTGGGAGAGGATCTGTGTTATGGAAAAGCGATTTGCTTTTGGTGGAAGAATCACCATTGTAGAAGCGGTGATTTCTTATCTTCAACATCATCAGGTGAATATTTTAAGGTGCAATGCCTTAGTAGTTAAAAACTAAATGAATTTGTATGTCAACTTTTTGGTAGAAAGAGGGAGAGATGAGAATACGAAGACAATGATTTGATCTTGTTTACTGAAAATATCAAGAGCCAATATGGTCCCTCAGTCAAAAAGTTTCATAGAGGAAAAATGACATATGAAGAGACTGATATTGCTTATCATCATTTAGCTATTGCATTTATTTTTTGTCATTGGTGGTCATTTGTATAGAACTAATTTTGGAAATGGATACAGTATCAAAAATCTTTTAGAAACACTTATTCCTCCGGGGATCGATCAGGACATAGGCATAAGGGTCTCTATGACACAATTAATAATTCGATTCATTTTTAATTAGGTCTTGCTGTAACCTCTTTAGGGTTTATTACTTCCTTAGTAGCTCAACACATGTATTCTTTACTTGTCAGCAAATGAAGACGAAGAGAAAGCTATTTTAGACTTGCTGGGTCATAGAAGTATATGGTATTAGGGGAAAATATCCTTAGTTCACGGATACAAATCATAAGGTGGCAAGTTTAAATtctagatagatatttgatgctGGAAGTGTCTCAGTTTAGTTTCTCTAAGCTCGCCATTATAATCTAAGGTCCTGATAGTGAGTCTGAAGGTAATTTATCATCGAAGAGAACATCTTTGTGATGATGAAACTATTGAAGTCATCCAGACTTGGTTAAACATTTTAACTGAAAATGTTAATGGGAAGATTTCACATATTTTAGGTGGAAACTAGTGTCATTATCACTTTAATTCGCAACCTAAGTTCGCTTCTTATAGAGTATCTTTGGTGGTTAAGAAGTCAATATGGATTCTCTAGGTTTTGAATAGAATCAAGAACTTTGTTTGGTCTACCATCATCAGAATATCCTACCAAAGATAAAAGCTGTCAAGAAAGTTATCAAGGTCAATGGAACTTTCTCTCTGCGTTCTTATAATGACAATGAATAACTTAATTTTTCAGTTCTATTAGATGACTTAACTTGAACTGTATGATGCTAATTTTGGCTTGTGGGATTGTTACTTGATAGTGATGTGTGGTATTTGATGTTAGCTCTTTCAGTGATAAATTTCCATTCATGGATTAGGTGTTTTGCTACTTGTGGTGTTATGCAAGGCATAACAGACTTCAAAATGAAATTCACAAACCTCCTAGGGATTTGAGGCCTTAGCCTTGGTCATATTGCTAGTTCTTGTTTAAAAGGAGCTGCTTGTTAGGTGTCAGAGAGACTTGTTTATATGGCATGGTCTTATGTTTTGCCCTTGTTGTATTTGTTGCTTATCCTATCTGTGGCAGACCCTTGTCAACCTTGTCACCTTACTACGGTAAACATAGTTCTTTCTCATTGTTTTTCTTCCTCTCCTGCTCCATGCTTTTTCTTGAATGTATATATTTTGTTCTTCTCAAATAAATATAGTGACAACCCCTGCCCTTCCCGACCCCCCCATTGCCCAATAAAAAACAAGTGTTAATGAAGTATAATCTCTCAATTATATATTTACAGTATCATTTAACTATTGACCATGCCAATTCTCACCTAATGTGCTATAAGTAATTGTCCATGAGATCTAGGTTAACATGTCAATGAAATGTTTTACTAAAACATAAAGGCATCTTAAAGGAGTCACCTCAGAGGGTACAGATAAGGTGAGCAACTCACAATAAGTTATTTTCCAATGAGTGATCAAAGTACTGATTGACGATGTAATTTTTGGCACTTTAGCATGACTAGGTTCTGAATTATTTTGTTGTCAAATTCTTGAACAAGTGTGTGGTGATGCTTTGATTGCCCAGACACCTGTCTAATGGCTCTCTGTATGATATGTTGGTAGCACTTAAGCTTTAATTTTAAAGGTTAGCTTCCACCTGCCCATGGAGGTGCATTTATGTGCAAGCATGCGCTCTCATATGTACCATGGTGGAGTTTTCATAATTTTGCCAAGTTCTCAAATCTTATGATGTGCCATGCTGTTTTTACTCTAACAATGAAATGCAATATAAAGTGATTCGTAATAACTGTTGCAATTTTATATATCTTTTAAACAAATCTCTTCTACTATTTAAGATGAATCTATATTTGTAGGAAacatctgaattttggttcaatcTCCAAAATTACTTCACTTTTACTATAGTTGCTGTTATTTGGCTTATTTCCAAATTGTAAGGTTTCTGGAACTAATTTTCCATGGATGGATCTTGATGTTTACTCATGTTTTATATATTCTAAATGCTTTTAATAGCTTTTGACTTTTGTTAACCTGAACCAGGTGGAGCATTCTGTTTCTTACAATGAACACAGGCCAAGAAAGCCTCCTCCAGACTTGCCATCTTTACTTCTCAATGGACGAATTGTCTATATTGGCATGCCTGTAAGTGTTGCAACCACACTAGGTTCTCCCTACTGTCATGTTGACAGTTCTTCGTGTACTAGATCACTCTAAGAACTATGTCTCTACTTATATGAAGATATGAAGCTCATTTTTAACCACGATATCCTTTTTACTAAAACTAACCATTCTTTTTTTAATGTGTAGTTGGTGCCAGCTGTCACAGAGCTTGTGATTGCAGAAATGCTTTACCTGCAATGGATGGATCCAAAGCAACCAATTTATCTTTATATCAATTCAACAGGAACAACACGTGATGATGGGGAAACTGTATGCAATTTTGGTTTCTCTGCGcttctccttatttattttttaaataaattttaacacGTCCATGAGTCGGCTCCATTTAATTGTGTTCTATAATTGAGCTGAATGACTTGTACACTTGATCTATATTGCTCAGTGGCTTTTATCTACAATCAACAAAAGAATATTTGTACAACCAATCATAGAAAAGTTGTCAAGTTCATTTCTGTTAATAGAGATTCATGTCACCTAAAATGTTTTGAGTTCCACTTCTTGTCCTGCacaatctttttttaaaaaaaaattctattcatTATTACACTCTAATGGAGCAAGTTTCCCTCCATGTTCTTGCCCTGTATTAAAGTGTGGTAATGGTGTTCTGTATAAAGGCTGTGGGTTTGGGAAAAATACACAT encodes the following:
- the LOC140853715 gene encoding ATP-dependent Clp protease proteolytic subunit-related protein 3, chloroplastic-like; this encodes MAFGALSFRTVCPQIPMAVPASSSASSSFSSSSPTSAAPRRALSAIRMALPPMPPLNPKDPFLSKLASVATSAPEALTVPPSPDSDTPPFLDIFDSPKLMATPAQVEHSVSYNEHRPRKPPPDLPSLLLNGRIVYIGMPLVPAVTELVIAEMLYLQWMDPKQPIYLYINSTGTTRDDGETVGMETEGFAIYDAMMQLKNEIETVAVGAAIGQACLLLAAGKKGRRFMMPHAKAMIQQPRVPSSGQMPASDVLIRAKEVINNRDTLVKLLAKHTGNSMETVSKLMRRPFYMDSIKAQEFGVIDKILWRGQEKIMADALSPEEWDKRAGIKVVDGM